A stretch of the Nematostella vectensis chromosome 1, jaNemVect1.1, whole genome shotgun sequence genome encodes the following:
- the LOC5507659 gene encoding F-BAR domain only protein 2 codes for MIVFEDRFWGEKNAGFDVLYHNMKYGNNASTKLVEFIRERSAIEENYCKSLVKLAKSACSASQLGTFEPLWGVLRVATEKLSNAHHQVVVRLQELVKEIKEYGDKQKERHKAAKDEFTTTAEIVQTIQTMTAALTKAKETYYARCQEFERNKRDGTSTKELEKAEAKMKKAAEEYKALVEKREIIRNDFHDKMVDTCRKFQQIEEEHLQIISRHLETYIGSHMAGWEIMEKVHTEFREQVAALAVEKLLDQFVRSKGTGMNIPEVITFEEYVAQPESAVTENSSPSINNKLPSVHSFPLPHKKKKKDKKKKRSKKSKDKGQNQSQDQEPHENGPIESPTSEGSEAAAAGFEVDEEGYRIRPPDTESAKSGGNSSDSDSDSDSDDEPRRIQVTIKPVDDIMSSTASVDEIKKITGSLSLSSPASMRKNLSSSSGLNVSEPFRSRARTSGDITAKVSSTKLSRSSDDLLDIDFGHNSPSLASPSSESSLSSTNFKSPLSMQSTANSDASTKGMAGDFNAFNDGSPTHAGFATFTIGDTSTPNSNGVDTPPVLPKKTSVTSLSSIKSDESVAPPPLPAKRGGAGSLPELPANLGLVKRNSTGEDASKTMPFLMMPPPGGEGGRTASMGGAVARPRPRGDQKKPVGFTLPQTSSSQNSMSYSQELFSSMVGFASQDNTNDSDETPKSPNTPSKVSYVGSMPLLDASSPKTEVKTMSKASTTTSLNSEESSSRSEEAAGLHRSKTVGAMPSIKTSGRREEGFPIAVAFIESVNAFFRSNDQKGCMVKVTGDITVSFPASLVTRLCNRESSPLLTFQIKGTSSLEQILPNKSLILSEGQLSGGDIVSYKFIMPSLIEHLRKQLEATSSAYYNIDIMKYEVHTSGIQSTPLQLCSYWKCEQPTTNIRIDYRYNSSCMSAPCPLSNVSIIAPVNGGVTIMQSKPSATWSAENERAVWVIPEISSSQEPDGSMRAKFDLSGGPSTPSRIAVQFTCNGATISKLNFELKSEDYRLSLVKKKFSSGRYIAES; via the exons ATGATTGTGTTTGAAGACCGGTTTTGG gGCGAGAAAAATGCGGGATTCGATGTGCTTTACCATAACATGAAATATGGGAATAACGCGAGTACAAAACTAGTAGAGTTTATTCGCGAGAG ATCCGCTATCGAAGAGAACTATTGTAAATCATTGGTTAAGCTGGCGAAATCAGCATGCTCCGCCTCTCAACTTGG GACATTTGAGCCATTATGGGGCGTTTTGAGGGTTGCAACCGAGAAACTGTCGAATGCACATCATCAGGTAGTTGTCAGGTTACAAGAGCTTGTGAAAGAAATCAAGGAATATGGGGATAAACAAAAGGAGAGACATAAAGCG GCTAAAGATGAGTTCACAACCACTGCAGAGATTGTTCAGACGATACAGACAATGACTGCAGCCTTGACAAAG GCAAAAGAAACATATTATGCAAGATGCCAGGAATTTGAAAGGAACAAGCGTGATGGAACAAGTACCAAAGAGTTAGAGAAG gctgaagcaaaaatgaaaaaagcag CTGAAGAATACAAGGCACTGGTTGAGAAGAGGGAAATCATCAGAAATGACTTTCATGACAAGATGGTGGACACTTGTCGA AAATTTCAACAGATTGAGGAGGAGCACTTACAGATTATAAGTCGTCACCTGGAGACATACATCGGCTCACACATGGCTGGCTGGGAGATTATGGAGAAA GTTCATACAGAATTTCGGGAGCAAGTCGCAGCCTTGGCTGTGGAAAAACTGCTTGATCAGTTTGTGCGCAGTAAAGGGACAGGAATGAACATTCCagaagttattacatttgaagAATATGTGGCTCAACCGGAGAGTGCAGTCACCGAAAACAGCTCTCCAAGCATAAATAATAAGTTGCCATCAGTTCATAGCTTCCCATTGccacacaagaaaaagaagaaagataagaaaaagaaaagaagcaaGAAGAGTAAGGACAAAGGACAGAACCAGAGCCAGGACCAAGAACCCCATGAAAATGGACCAAT TGAATCTCCAACAAGTGAAGGAAGTGAGGCA GCTGCTGCTGGCTTTGAGGTTGATGAAGAGGGATATCGCATCAGACCCCCAGACACAGAAA GCGCAAAGTCTGGAGGAAACTCTTCAGATTCTGACTCAGACTCTGATTCAG ACGATGAGCCAAGAAGAATCCAAGTCACCATCAAGCCTGTGGATGATATCATGTCCTCGACTGCTTCTGTGGatgagataaagaaaatcaCAGGATCACTAAGTTTGTCCTCCCCAGCATCCATG AGGAAAAATTTAAGTTCTTCTTCAG GGTTGAATGTGAGTGAACCATTCAGATCAAGAGCAAGAACATCTGGTGATATTACTGCTAAGGTCTCCTCCACCAAACT ATCAAGATCAAGCGATGATCTGTTGGATATTGACTTTGGACATAACTCCCCTTCCCTTGCCAGCCCAAGTAGTGAATCAAGCCTGTCATCCACTAACTTTAAGTCTCCTCTCAGCATGCAGTCCACTGCTAATAGTGACGCTAGCACCAAGGGGATGGCAGGAGATTTCAATGCTTTCAATGATGGCAGCCCAACACATGCAGGGTTTGCGACATTTACAATAG GAGATACATCAACACCTAATAGTAATGGTGTGGATACTCCGCCAGTGTTACCGAAGAAGACAAGTGTGACAAGTCTCTCAAGCATCAAGAGTGATGAGTCTGTGGCCCCACCCCCGTTGCCGGCCAAAAGGGGCGGAGCTGGCTCATTACCAGAGCTGCCTGCCAATCTAG GTTTGGTGAAGCGTAACAGCACAGGTGAAGACGCTTCCAAGACAATGCCATTCCTGATGATGCCACCTCCTGGTGGAGAGGGTGGGAGGACTGCCTCTATGGGAGGGGCTGTGGCAAGACCACGCCCTCGTGGGGACCAG AAAAAGCCAGTAGGCTTCACCTTGCCACAAACTTCCTCAAGTCAGAACTCCATGTCATACTCACAAGAGCTTTTCTCGTCAATGGTGGGCTTTGCATCTCAAGACAACACAAATGATTCAGACGAAACACCCAAAAGCCCAAATACTCCATCCAAAGTCAGTTATGTGGGGTCTATGCCTCTGCTGGATGCTTCTTCCCCTAAGACCGAGGTCAAGACTATGTCCAAGGCATCCACAACAACGTCACTCAACTCAGAAGAGTCAAGCAGTAGGTCTGAGGAGGCTGCTGGCTTGCACAGGTCAAAGACTGTTGGTGCCATGCCAAGTATAAAGACATCTGGGAGGAGAGAAGAAGGCTTCCCTATCGCGGTTGCTTTTATAGAATCCGTAAATGCATTCTTTAGAAGCAACGACCAGAAAGG GTGCATGGTGAAGGTGACTGGAGACATCACAGTGTCGTTCCCTGCAAGCTTGGTCACACGCTTATGCAATAGAGAATCCTCCCCACTGCTTACATTCCAGATCAAGGGCACATCATCATTAGAACAAATCCTTCCAAACAAATCACTTATATTAAG TGAGGGCCAGTTGAGTGGTGGAGATATCGTCAGTTATAAATTCATCATGCCGTCACTTATTGAGCACCTTCGAAAGCAGCTAGAGGCTACTTCATCTGCATATTATAACATAGATATAATGAAATATGAG GTACATACATCAGGTATACAATCGACACCACTTCAGCTTTGCAGTTACTGGAAATGTGAACAACCTACCACCAACATACGGATTGACTACAGGTACAACTCGTCATGCATGTCGGCACCCTGTCCTCTTAGCAACGTGTCCATCATTGCTCCAGTGAATGGTGGAGTCACTATCATGCAGTCAAAACCATCTGCTACTTG GTCTGCAGAGAATGAAAGAGCTGTTTGGGTTATACCAGAAATTTCAAGTAGCCAAGAGCCAGATG GCTCCATGAGGGCCAAGTTTGATTTGTCTGGGGGGCCAAGTACGCCATCAAGGATTGCTGTGCAGTTTACATGTAATGGTGCAACAATCTCAAAACTGAATTTTGAACTAAAAAGTGAAGATTACCGACTCTCTCTGGTCAAGAAAAAATTTTCATCAG GGAGGTACATTGCAGAGAGCTAG